Below is a genomic region from Echinicola rosea.
CACCATGCTGTCTGTGGTAGTCAAAAAACAAGGTCTCTGCACAGCGCTTTCCTTCATCGTAACATGCCCTGATCCCTGTGGTATTAACACTTCCTTTGTAGCTTTCTGGTTGAGGATGCAATTCTGGGTCGCCATATACCTCGGATGTGCTGGCCTGAAGGATTCTTACTTTTAGCCGCTTGGCCAGCCCCAGCATATTGATCGCACCGATTACCGAAGTCTTGGCTGTCTGTACAGGATCAAACTGATAGTGAACGGGGCTGGCTGGGCAGGCAAGATTATAAATCTCATCTACTTCCACATACAGTGGAAAGGTGATGTCATGCCGAAGGAATTCAAAATTCTTTTCATCCAGCAGGTGATGGATGTTTGATTTTCTCCCGGTAAAAAGATTGTCCACACAGAGCACTTCATTCCCTTCCTTTAACAGTCTGTCGCAGAGATGGGATCCTAAAAACCCCGAACCTCCTGTCACTAAAATTCTTTTCATCTTTTGCTTCAAATGGTGAATAATTGGTACAGTCTCTTTGTCTTCTGAGGGCTTCCAGTAAGCTAAAGATAGGTCACTATTGCTGGCATCATTGCCACTGGATTACCTGGATCTGATGTGTCGGTTTAAGTACCGGCCGGATACAGCTTCGCCCCGTCAGTCCCATATTTCACGAACTAATTAAAGACAACTATTAGATCTATTATTTATAAATATAATATTAAAAATTACTTTATAAATATGTTTTTTAATATAAAATCACTGTTTAGTAATGAAGTGATTTTATTTGATAATTAAATGAACAAGGGCTTAATGAAGCTTTTTATTATGCTAATAAAAGCCACAATTGGCTGTTGTTTTTCACTAAGCTTCATCATCAAGTCATTCCAGTTTTCCCATTGGTCTTACCGGGGTGTCGTTTCATCAAGGGTGGGTGACACCGCTAAAACGGGCTTAATCAATGACCACAAGCCAAGACCTAAGGGCGCCCCGTCCACTGGACGGGACGCCTGTTAAATCAACTATCAACAATTGTCGAAGGGGTTAGAATGGGCTTATTTCTTACCGACTAGTTTGCCTAGCCAGTTAGTTTCTTCTTCGTTCTCGTGGTATCCATTTGATCCGTAACCGTACCCATAGGCATAACCGTAATGGCCTACTTCAAAATCGACGGCATTTAATATCGAATACATCTTTTTCACGCCTCCTTTTTCTACCAAACCCTTTAAGATTTGGATATTTGTTTTTGGTGAGTAGTGCTGTCTGAACACGTACATGTTGATATCGGCCAACGCAAAAAGTTCCTTCGTTTCTGAAACAAGCCCAACGGGTGCGCAATCCAAGATCAACACATCATAATTTGCCTTGATTTCATCCATCATCTCCTTAAAATACCCTTGGGCCAAAAGCTCCGCTGGGTTTGGCGGTACTGGACCGGATAGGAGAATGTCCAAGTTATCAAAGCCAGATGGCTTGACCGCTTCCTTCCAGGGCATCCCCACACTCAGACAGGTACTCACCCCACGATCATTGATCAACCCAAATTCATCAGCAATCTTCGGCTTTCGAAGATCAAGTCCCACCAAAATGGTCTTTTTGCCCATCATGGCATATACAGAGGCTAAATTGACAGCGCAAAATGTTTTACCTTCCCCGGAGATCGATGAGGTAAAAAGTATGGTCAGTTTTTTAGCCCCAGGGCTCAGGAAGGTCATGTCTGCACGTAAGCTTCTGAAGTTTTCCGAAATAGTGGACTTTGGTTTCCTCATGACCGTCAGGATGTTCCCTTCCTTCGAAGAGCTTTTACCGATCATCCCTATTAGCGGCACCGGAACCTGCTCTTCCAGCTCCTTGGGTTCCTCTATTGTGTTATT
It encodes:
- a CDS encoding UDP-glucuronic acid decarboxylase family protein, whose amino-acid sequence is MKRILVTGGSGFLGSHLCDRLLKEGNEVLCVDNLFTGRKSNIHHLLDEKNFEFLRHDITFPLYVEVDEIYNLACPASPVHYQFDPVQTAKTSVIGAINMLGLAKRLKVRILQASTSEVYGDPELHPQPESYKGSVNTTGIRACYDEGKRCAETLFFDYHRQHGVDIKVMRIFNTYGPRMHPNDGRVVSNFIVQALKGKDITIFGDGMQTRSFCYVEDLIEGMYRLMNSREGFTGPVNIGNPGEFTMLELAQEILDLVGSGSQLKFLPLPQDDPMQRQPIIHMAKKELDWEPKVKLREGLIETINYFDKILKVPV